Genomic segment of Salvia hispanica cultivar TCC Black 2014 chromosome 2, UniMelb_Shisp_WGS_1.0, whole genome shotgun sequence:
atataattacaaaGCACAAAGGGACGACAGCTCGTTTATCAAATCACTTGACGTTTTCAAAGGtttaagaaaattcatatcgaAGGTGAATAACGATTAGGAGTTGGAGTTGAATAACATAATAGAACAAGAAAGCTAAACAAATGAGATTACAATTCATTCCAACCAAAATGCCAAGTGCCAACAAGCGCTCAttgttaaaacaaaataactagTGGATTACATATTATGAATCACGCAGGCGATTGCAGACACTAGTTGCAACAATGCAGAAGCTGAATACTTGGTTGCAACTTGAGTGTGTAGTTCCACTTCATATCAACTTCACGAAACAGCATGTGCGACACTCTGCTTCACAAATGACTAAAGCTATGATGCAAAGATTTGGCGGCACATCTAAACATGACATGGTTAAAAATGTAAGACTAGGTAAGAAGTAATACCATGATCGATAGTTCGCGGGATCAAAACtgtttatcttttaaattttaacgaCGGTCTTCAGCAGGACTAACTCGAATAGGTCGACCCTCCAGTTCCTGCCAAGAACAAATTTTGCGGATAtgtcaattaaataaatcaagaaagaCTCTATTCAAGAAAGACTAGGATATACTTACTGTGCCATCCAATGACTCAACAGCTCTGTTGACCTCTTCGGCCGAGCTGTAGGTAACAAACCCGAAACCCCTGGATCTACCACTATCTCTATCATATACCACCCTAGCCTCCTGAACATCTCCATGCTCGCTAAACACAGACTCGAGAGCAAGGTTGTCCACATCCCATGAAAGGTTACCCACATAAATCTTGTTGGTATTACCAAATCGTTCACGGCCCCCCCTGGGAGCTCCGAATGAGGAGTTCCCATAGCTTGATCGTTCCCGTCCTCCAAAGGAGCTTTCCCTTTTAGGTGGTGGTGGTCCAGAGTTTACACGCAAAGCTCTGCCCTCAAGTTCCTAAAGGAGAATCAGAAAGAATGATGAAAACCAAGGCTTTGTACGTGCACGAGGAATAGATAATGAGAACAAACCAACAACAAAACAATGTGAACAATCGAATGTAGAAGAGCCATAAAACTTACGTATCCATTGAATTGTTCAACTGCAGCTTCAGCTTCCTCAACCGAAGACATCACCACGAAGGCAAAACCCCGACTTCTTCCCGTAGCCTTGTCATAGATAACCTGAAAAACCTCCCAACTCAAGTTAACAAATTACAATAGCTTTATTATTCTCTtgatactattaattaataccaggaaactataactaaaatacAAAACATAACAAGTTTAGAATTTGAGTCCGAAATCTGAAGACTTGCAAACCCCAAAATCGAGTAAAGAATCTCCTCTACGCTAAAACCCACATTGATTTTTGCAGTAAAAATCCTATCTTTTGCATATATACTGTCTGTTTATTGAagcaaaaatttgaaatttattagtataaaatattgtaggattatgtactccataaaaaatgatttaaatgattgaggtaaaattagtaatattggatgtgataattaataaaaataaaaaaaagaaaatgagagaaaCTGACCTCAACCTCCTCCACACCTCCAGCTTGTTGAAACAAGTCGGCAAGCGCAGCACTGTCAACACTAAAGGGCAAATTCCCGACAAAGAGCTTCAAATCCGGAGTGTCCTCCACCTCAGTCTCAGTCTCAGCCTCAGCGCCGCCCAAGTAGGGGGTTCCCTCCTCCGAGAGAGCCACGTTCCGCGCGAAAATGGAAGCGCGGCTGGTGACGGCAAGAAGGAGTTTTGGGAGGGCTTTGATGGAAGAGGGCGTGAAGAGAGAAGGAACGGAGGAGTGGTGGTGGTGTAGGTGTAGGGAGAGGGTGCGTGGGGTTAAGGATAAGAGATGGGTAGAGGCGGCCATTGGTAGTTGCTACTGTGCAGTGTAGAGATAAGGTTTTTGCTTCTCCTCTTTAACAACTGCAAACACCCTCGCTTTATATATCAACCCTGATGCAACTTGCCGTCCCTCTCTATATTAACCGATTTACTTCAACTAGACTTGCAACTTGctactactcctactatttaatttctttttcgatatttaaatttatgtaattaagtttcaaaaatatcaacacttTAATATCTCAATATAGTTCCAGATAAGGTTATGGTGTTTTTGACCGTTTATCCTTTAGAAATGGAAAGGGAAAGGGGCTTCCGAGTGTCATCCCTCTATTTTAGCTTATTTGTAAACTTATTTGAATcttgtttgataaaataaaagttcattaatattttgattttttcaattttttttattaattttaatatttcaatgtaaagatattaactttaaattttttgtattttcttttttctaattgaaaaatcaatacAGATATggcaaatttaatttttataaggAATATTGGTccctaaaatcataaactttggCCTAAATGTGGTATTTTcaagtaacttttaaaattggtctaaaatattagtacaaaCTTTATATTCTacttgttattttccaacgcaactcaaataagatatttttggCTAAAAAATTGTTCTAAGTTGGCAACCGTGAAACATTTACGATATTTTAGACAAGTTTTTAAGTTTGAGGAAAATAGGATGAAAAGCCTCGTAGAAAATTACGTTGATTTAATAgtgtcaagtatgataaaaaaaaatgcacgTAAGTTAATTCGAATATGGTAACTAAATTGCAATGGagcaacaaacaaaataaaaagtgttATTTTAGACCAATATTCCTAAAGGGACCCAAAAACCTAAACCCTAATCCCTTTTTTATAATGTTGtagttttgatttaattaaatttaaaaagtactccctgtGTCCTACTCAAGATggccacattcttgagtgacacgagattttagaaagtattgttaggtggaataaaatacagaggaaaaaggtagttgaaatattttaataaggagagatgagagaagatgttattttcaaaattgaaaagtgaTCGTCTTAATtaggacaaataaaaaagaaaagatggtCATCTCatatgggacgaaggaagataaaaaagttacatcttcttcatctaCTTGTCTTCTTTTCAGATACACTCATTTCATTTGGATTGATACTTTCCTGCATCCAAAACTGACGACAATTTGCGTCATTGTGTGGTGTATTTCCTGAGATGCACTCATTTGCATTGATACTAGAAAATGCAATAACGATTTACGCTCGTTGAGGCTTTTACAAGAAAGCAGTTTCTGATGGCAAGTGCAAACTACAGTGCTTGATACAACAGCTAATCATGCCAATAGGTGAGGAAGAAGATTATCAcatgtaatattattttttaaaattaaataaatcaaaacaatgcTGGTTTGATTACAAATGACTAGATTCTAATTTGTCactagttttgattttttattttgaaatagaaTTAGAAAAAACCAAAGTTCGTGTATTCGTGTTTGAggtaaaaaatcagaaaatattgaaagttcCGTATTTACCAGCAAATAAACCTtaagtaaaatagaaattgagaTTGGTCAGCATTCAAACTGCATAATCAGTCATCTGTCCAAACAAGAAAGCCAGAATTCGTGTTGATACAAACAACTTCTATTGATTTATTCATAGCAGTATTCCATAGCATCAAGTTTCCATCTCTCTGGTAAATAACTCAAAAATGCTGccaaaataaacaacaaataaagCAAAACAGCCAAAGAGCTACACATCTCAAGTGCAAGAACTTAATCCCACAAGGGAATCAAGAAATATACTGATAAACTTCATGGAATCAAGAAATACTGATAAATCAGATCAAACAAAAACCCTTATCCAAGTTTGTACAGACATACATCCAGATCAACTACAATCATCCAAATCAGACTGAAACAGTGAAACTTAACTCTGGATGAAAACTGCATTATTAACTGATAAAACGACTTTCTATGCTGCAAAATAGTTCAAAACACAGAAACCTTAAAACTAAGTCTCATAACAAGATGGAGGAATCAAATTCTCACCTCAAGAATGACTGCAAAACTAATAACTTATGAATATTTAAGCCATGGCTGCTTTCTTATCTCCTTTCTTGCTACGAGCTGGCTTCTCCTTCCCCACAATCATCCTTGACAGAATATCCGCTTGCTTTGTGTGACCCCCTTCATTCAGATTCTTAATCAAGTCTTTGCAGCTGCTCCAATCACTAACCC
This window contains:
- the LOC125205800 gene encoding 29 kDa ribonucleoprotein A, chloroplastic-like, which translates into the protein MAASTHLLSLTPRTLSLHLHHHHSSVPSLFTPSSIKALPKLLLAVTSRASIFARNVALSEEGTPYLGGAEAETETEVEDTPDLKLFVGNLPFSVDSAALADLFQQAGGVEEVEVIYDKATGRSRGFAFVVMSSVEEAEAAVEQFNGYELEGRALRVNSGPPPPKRESSFGGRERSSYGNSSFGAPRGGRERFGNTNKIYVGNLSWDVDNLALESVFSEHGDVQEARVVYDRDSGRSRGFGFVTYSSAEEVNRAVESLDGTELEGRPIRVSPAEDRR